The following proteins are encoded in a genomic region of Coffea eugenioides isolate CCC68of chromosome 6, Ceug_1.0, whole genome shotgun sequence:
- the LOC113773407 gene encoding strigolactone esterase D14-like, producing MVTPKSMFTAMNARLIGSGKETIILAHGYGGDHSVWDKVVPSLAQLHQVLVFDWSFSGAVKDLNLFDAVKYSSYDAFADDIIALVEEMNLKSSVFVGHSMSGMIGCIASVKRPDLFSRLVLVASSPRFINSEDYEGGFEISHVEQIFASIESNYDQWATRFASIVVDNNDPPSVEKIAGTLKRMGYKTALPLAKTVFLSDHRAILEKVTAPCTIIHTARDLAVPDSVPIFMQNKIKGPSTIEIIATTDGHVPQLTAHKLFLDVLDKVLIGH from the exons ATGGTCACGCCAAAATCTATGTTCACAGCCATGAACGCAAGACTAATTGGTTCTGGAAAAGAAACCATAATTCTTGCGCATGGCTACGGGGGAGACCATTCGGTCTGGGACAAAGTGGTGCCCTCGCTGGCTCAGTTACACCAAGTTTTGGTTTTTGACTGGAGTTTCTCAGGTGCCGTCAAAGATCTAAACCTCTTTGATGCAGTTAAGTATTCTTCATATGATGCTTTTGCCGATGATATAATAGCTCTCGTGGAAGAAATGAACTTAAAATCTTCAGTCTTTGTTGGACACTCCATGTCTGGCATGATTGGATGCATTGCTTCAGTCAAGAGGCCCGACTTATTCAGCAGGCTGGTACTTGTTGCATCTTCTCCAAG GTTCATAAACTCAGAAGACTACGAAGGAGGATTCGAGATCTCCCACGTTGAACAGATCTTTGCTAGCATCGAGTCCAACTACGACCAGTGGGCAACCAGGTTCGCATCAATTGTGGTAGACAACAACGATCCTCCCTCGGTCGAAAAAATTGCAGGAACCTTGAAACGAATGGGATATAAAACCGCACTTCCcttggccaaaactgttttcCTCAGTGACCACAGGGCCATTCTTGAAAAGGTTACGGCCCCATGTACCATTATTCACACGGCAAGGGATCTCGCCGTCCCAGATTCTGTCCCAATCTTCATGCAGAACAAAATCAAAGGACCATCAACCATCGAGATTATCGCTACCACCGACGGCCATGTTCCTCAGCTCACTGCACATAAGCTCTTCCTTGATGTTCTTGATAAGGTCTTGATCGGTCACTAA
- the LOC113773408 gene encoding strigolactone esterase D14-like has protein sequence MVTPKSMSTAMNARLIGSGKETIILAHGYGGDHSVWDKVVPSLAQLHQVLVFDWSFSGAVKDLNLFDAVKYSSYDAFADDIIALVEEMNLKSSVFVGHSMSGMIGCIASVKRPDLFSRLVLVASSPRFINSEDYEGGFEISHVEQIFASIESNYDQWATRFASIVVDNNDPPSVEKIAGTLKRMGYKTALPLAKTVFLSDHRAILEKVTAPCTIIHTARDLAVPDSVPIFMQNKIKGPSTIEIIATTDGHVPQLTAHKLFLDVLDKVLIGH, from the exons ATGGTCACGCCAAAATCTATGTCCACAGCCATGAACGCAAGACTAATTGGTTCTGGAAAAGAAACCATAATTCTTGCGCATGGCTACGGGGGAGACCATTCGGTCTGGGACAAAGTGGTGCCCTCGCTGGCTCAGTTACACCAAGTTTTGGTTTTTGACTGGAGTTTCTCAGGTGCCGTCAAAGATCTAAACCTCTTTGACGCAGTTAAGTATTCTTCTTATGATGCTTTTGCCGATGATATAATAGCTCTCGTGGAAGAAATGAACTTAAAATCTTCAGTCTTTGTTGGACACTCCATGTCTGGCATGATTGGATGCATTGCTTCAGTCAAGAGGCCCGACTTATTCAGCAGGCTGGTACTTGTTGCATCTTCTCCAAG GTTCATAAACTCAGAAGACTACGAAGGAGGATTCGAGATCTCCCACGTTGAACAGATCTTTGCTAGCATCGAGTCCAACTACGACCAGTGGGCAACCAGGTTCGCATCAATTGTGGTAGACAACAACGATCCTCCCTCGGTCGAAAAAATTGCAGGAACCTTGAAACGAATGGGATATAAAACCGCACTTCCcttggccaaaactgttttcCTCAGTGACCACAGGGCCATTCTTGAAAAGGTTACGGCCCCATGTACCATTATTCACACGGCAAGGGATCTCGCCGTCCCAGATTCTGTCCCAATCTTCATGCAGAACAAAATCAAAGGACCATCAACCATCGAGATTATCGCTACCACCGACGGCCATGTTCCTCAGCTCACTGCACATAAGCTCTTCCTTGATGTTCTTGATAAGGTCTTGATCGGTCACTAA